Proteins encoded in a region of the Vicia villosa cultivar HV-30 ecotype Madison, WI linkage group LG5, Vvil1.0, whole genome shotgun sequence genome:
- the LOC131602989 gene encoding protein NRT1/ PTR FAMILY 8.3-like, translating into MGSTINDDVPELEQGLLQDERSKQYTGDGSVDFRGKPSIKRNTGNWRACPFILGNECCERLAFLGIATNLVTYLTTKLHEGNVSAARNIGIWQGTCYLTPLIGAVLADGYWGRYWTIVVFSMIYFVGMSILTISASVPSLKPADCLGLVCPPASPVQYYLLYFGLYVIALGTGGVKACVSSFGADQFDETDSEESVKKASFFNWYYFSIDLGAIVSCTFIVWVQENAGWGLGFGIPALFMGLAIGSFFLGTPLYRFQKPGGSPITRMCQVVLASLRNRNLVVPDDSSLLYEMPNKKSGVERSRKLMHHDDLRYFDRAAIVSDSENRSGECSNPWRLCTVSQVEELKILIRMLPIWSTGIIYSAVYAQLSTLFVEQGTIMDTYIGSFKLSPASLSTFDVASVILWVPVYDRILVPIARKLTGQKRGISVFQRIGIGHFISGLCMLAATAVEIKRLQLARKLDLVDKPVAIPLSVLWQIPQYVLFGASEVFTFIGQLEFFYDESPDTMRTLCCALPLLSYSLGNYLSSFMLTIVTYFTTQGGRLGWIPDNLNKGHLDYFFLLLSGLSLLNMLMYIIAAKMYKQKKISLDFSSTYCS; encoded by the exons ATGGGTTCTACTATTAACGATGACGTTCCAGAACTGGAACAAGGCCTTCTTCAG gATGAAAGGAGCAAACAATACACAGGAGATGGTTCGGTTGACTTTAGAGGGAAGCCTTCTATTAAGCGCAATACTGGCAATTGGAGAGCTTGCCCATTTATTCTag GCAATGAATGTTGTGAACGTTTGGCTTTCCTTGGCATTGCCACAAACCTTGTTACCTATCTTACAACCAAACTACATGAAGGAAATGTCTCTGCTGCAAGAAATATCGGCATCTGGCAAGGAACCTGCTATCTCACACCTCTCATTGGAGCTGTTCTGGCAGATGGTTACTGGGGACGATACTGGACAATTGTTGTTTTCTCTATGATTTATTTTGTT GGGATGTCTATCTTGACAATTTCTGCATCTGTTCCATCATTGAAGCCAGCTGACTGTTTGGGTTTGGTATGTCCTCCGGCTAGTCCTGTGCAATATTATCTGTTATACTTTGGTCTTTATGTAATTGCACTTGGGACTGGTGGTGTAAAAGCATGTGTGTCATCTTTTGGGGCAGATCAGTTTGATGAAACTGATTCTGAGGAAAGTGTCAAGAAGGCTTCCTTTTTCAACTGGTATTACTTTTCGATCGACCTAGGCGCCATTGTGTCATGCACCTTTATTGTGTGGGTTCAAGAAAATGCAGGCTGGGGTCTTGGATTTGGCATTCCTGCTTTATTTATGGGATTAGCTATTGGAAGCTTCTTTTTAGGCACACCCCTCTATAGATTTCAAAAACCAGGGGGAAGCCCTATTACAAGAATGTGCCAGGTTGTGTTAGCATCTCTCCGAAATCGGAACTTGGTTGTGCCGGATGATAGTAGTCTCCTGTATGAGATGCCTAACAAGAAATCAGGAGTGGAAAGAAGTCGCAAACTGATGCATCATGATGATCTGAG GTATTTTGATAGAGCAGCTATCGTGTCTGATTCAGAGAATAGAAGTGGTGAATGTTCTAATCCATGGAGGCTTTGCACTGTTTCACAGGTGGAAGAATTGAAAATCTTGATTCGCATGCTTCCAATTTGGTCTACTGGCATAATATATTCTGCTGTCTACGCCCAGCTGTCAACGTTGTTTGTGGAGCAAGGAACTATAATGGACACATATATTGGTTCCTTCAAACTATCCCCGGCTTCCCTTTCAACCTTTGACGTGGCAAGTGTTATTTTGTGGGTCCCTGTCTATGACAGGATACTTGTTCCTATTGCAAGGAAACTTACGGGACAGAAAAGGGGCATTTCTGTGTTTCAAAGAATAGGAATTGGCCATTTTATTTCAGGGCTGTGTATGTTAGCAGCTACTGCTGTGGAGATTAAACGTCTGCAACTTGCTAGAAAGCTTGACCTTGTGGATAAACCTGTTGCCATACCCCTTAGTGTATTATGGCAAATACCTCAATATGTCTTATTTGGTGCATCAGAGGTATTCACGTTCATTGGACAGCTTGAGTTCTTCTATGATGAATCACCAGATACTATGCGGACTTTATGTTGCGCACTGCCACTCCTGAGTTATTCATTGGGGAATTACTTGAGCTCTTTCATGCTTACTATAGTAACTTACTTCACTACTCAAGGTGGAAGGCTTGGATGGATTCCCGATAACTTGAATAAAGGACATCTTGATTACTTTTTTCTGCTTTTATCAGGACTTAGCTTATTAAATATGTTGATGTACATAATTGCCGCCAAAATGTACAAGCAGAAGAAGATTTCTTTAGATTTTTCAAGCACTTATTGCTCATAG
- the LOC131602991 gene encoding protein NRT1/ PTR FAMILY 8.3-like isoform X1, whose amino-acid sequence MGSIIDGDVPELQQALLQDERSKQYTCDGSVDFRRKPAIKHNTGNWRACPFILGNECCERLAFFGITTNLVTYLTTKLHEGNVSAARNVSVWQGTCYLTPLIGAVLADGYWGRYWTIAIFSMIYFVGMSILTISASVPSLKPAECSGSVCPPASPLQYYLFYFGLYVIALGTGGVKACVSSFGADQFDETDPKERARKASFFNWYYFSIMIGAIVSCTFIVWVQDNAGWGLGFGIPALFMGLSVGSFFLGTSLYRFQIPRGSPITRVSQVVLASIRKRNLVVPEDSSLLYEMPDKKSGVEGSRKLMHHDDLRYFDRAAVVSHSERISGDYSNPWRLCTVSHVEELKILIRMLPIWATGIIFSAVYAQMSTLFVEQGTMMDTNISSFKLSPASLSTFDVASVVFWVPVYDRILVPFVRKITGKKRGISVFQRMGIGHFISGLCMLSAAIVEIKRLQLARKLDLVDNPVAIPLSVLWQIPQYFLLGASEVFTFVGQLEFFYDESPDAMRTLCGALPLLNFSFGNYLSSFMLTIVTYFTTRDGKLGWIPDNLNQGHLDYFFLLLSGLSLLNMLVYIIAAKMYKQKKTS is encoded by the exons ATGGGTTCTATTATTGACGGCGACGTTCCAGAACTGCAACAGGCCCTTCTTCag gATGAAAGGAGCAAACAATACACATGTGatggttcagttgactttagacGGAAGCCTGCTATTAAGCACAACACTGGCAATTGGAGAGCTTGTCCATTTATTCTAG GCAATGAATGTTGCGAACGTTTGGCTTTCTTTGGCATTACAACAAACCTTGTTACCTATCTAACCACCAAACTGCATGAAGGAAACGTGTCTGCTGCGAGAAATGTCAGCGTCTGGCAAGGAACTTGCTATCTTACACCTCTTATTGGAGCTGTTCTGGCAGATGGTTACTGGGGACGATACTGGACAATTGCTATTTTCTCTATGATATATTTTGTT GGGATGTCTATCTTGACTATTTCTGCATCTGTTCCATCATTGAAGCCAGCTGAGTGTTCAGGTTCGGTATGTCCTCCGGCTAGTCCTTTGCAATATTATCTATTCTACTTTGGTCTCTATGTAATTGCACTTGGGACTGGTGGTGTAAAAGCATGTGTGTCATCTTTTGGAGCAGATCAGTTTGATGAGACTGATCCCAAGGAAAGGGCCAGGAAGGCTTCCTTTTTCAACTGGTATTACTTTTCGATCATGATAGGCGCCATTGTGTCATGCACCTTCATTGTGTGGGTTCAAGATAATGCAGGATGGGGTCTTGGATTTGGCATTCCTGCTTTATTCATGGGGTTATCCGTTGGAAGTTTCTTTTTAGGTACTTCTCTATACAGGTTTCAAATACCTAGGGGTAGTCCGATTACAAGAGTGTCCCAAGTTGTGTTAGCATCTATCCGAAAGCGGAATTTGGTTGTGCCAGAAGATAGTAGTCTCCTGTATGAGATGCCTGATAAGAAATCTGGAGTCGAAGGAAGTCGCAAACTGATGCATCATGATGATCTGAG GTATTTTGATAGAGCAGCTGTAGTTTCTCATTCAGAGAGAATAAGTGGCGACTATTCTAATCCATGGAGGCTTTGCACTGTTTCACATGTTGAAGAATTGAAAATTTTGATTCGCATGCTTCCAATTTGGGCAACTGGCATAATTTTTTCTGCTGTCTACGCCCAGATGTCAACATTGTTTGTGGAGCAAGGAACTATGATGGATACAAATATTAGTTCCTTCAAATTATCCCCGGCTTCCCTCTCAACCTTTGATGTGGCAAGTGTTGTTTTTTGGGTCCCTGTCTATGACAGAATACTTGTTCCTTTTGTAAGGAAAATTACAGGCAAGAAAAGGGGCATTTCCGTGTTTCAAAGAATGGGAATTGGCCATTTTATTTCTGGGTTGTGTATGTTATCAGCTGCAATTGTGGAGATTAAGCGCCTCCAGCTTGCAAGAAAGCTTGACCTTGTTGATAATCCTGTTGCCATACCCCTTAGTGTATTATGGCAAATACCTCAATATTTCTTATTAGGTGCATCAGAGGTATTCACGTTCGTTGGGCAGCTTGAGTTCTTCTATGATGAATCACCAGATGCTATGCGGACTTTGTGTGGCGCACTGCCACTCCTGAATTTTTCATTTGGGAATTACTTGAGCTCTTTCATGCTTACTATAGTAACTTATTTCACTACACGAGATGGAAAGCTTGGATGGATTCCTGATAACTTGAATCAGGGACATCTTGATTACTTTTTTCTGCTTTTATCAGGACTTAGCTTATTAAATATGTTGGTGTACATAATTGCCGCCAAAATGTACAAGCAAAAGAAGACTTCTTAA
- the LOC131602991 gene encoding protein NRT1/ PTR FAMILY 8.3-like isoform X2: MGSIIDGDVPELQQALLQDERSKQYTCDGSVDFRRKPAIKHNTGNWRACPFILGNECCERLAFFGITTNLVTYLTTKLHEGNVSAARNVSVWQGTCYLTPLIGAVLADGYWGRYWTIAIFSMIYFVGMSILTISASVPSLKPAECSGSVCPPASPLQYYLFYFGLYVIALGTGGVKACVSSFGADQFDETDPKERARKASFFNWYYFSIMIGAIVSCTFIVWVQDNAGWGLGFGIPALFMGLSVGSFFLGTSLYRFQIPRGSPITRVSQVVLASIRKRNLVVPEDSSLLYEMPDKKSGVEGSRKLMHHDDLRIHCMSIFFL, encoded by the exons ATGGGTTCTATTATTGACGGCGACGTTCCAGAACTGCAACAGGCCCTTCTTCag gATGAAAGGAGCAAACAATACACATGTGatggttcagttgactttagacGGAAGCCTGCTATTAAGCACAACACTGGCAATTGGAGAGCTTGTCCATTTATTCTAG GCAATGAATGTTGCGAACGTTTGGCTTTCTTTGGCATTACAACAAACCTTGTTACCTATCTAACCACCAAACTGCATGAAGGAAACGTGTCTGCTGCGAGAAATGTCAGCGTCTGGCAAGGAACTTGCTATCTTACACCTCTTATTGGAGCTGTTCTGGCAGATGGTTACTGGGGACGATACTGGACAATTGCTATTTTCTCTATGATATATTTTGTT GGGATGTCTATCTTGACTATTTCTGCATCTGTTCCATCATTGAAGCCAGCTGAGTGTTCAGGTTCGGTATGTCCTCCGGCTAGTCCTTTGCAATATTATCTATTCTACTTTGGTCTCTATGTAATTGCACTTGGGACTGGTGGTGTAAAAGCATGTGTGTCATCTTTTGGAGCAGATCAGTTTGATGAGACTGATCCCAAGGAAAGGGCCAGGAAGGCTTCCTTTTTCAACTGGTATTACTTTTCGATCATGATAGGCGCCATTGTGTCATGCACCTTCATTGTGTGGGTTCAAGATAATGCAGGATGGGGTCTTGGATTTGGCATTCCTGCTTTATTCATGGGGTTATCCGTTGGAAGTTTCTTTTTAGGTACTTCTCTATACAGGTTTCAAATACCTAGGGGTAGTCCGATTACAAGAGTGTCCCAAGTTGTGTTAGCATCTATCCGAAAGCGGAATTTGGTTGTGCCAGAAGATAGTAGTCTCCTGTATGAGATGCCTGATAAGAAATCTGGAGTCGAAGGAAGTCGCAAACTGATGCATCATGATGATCTGAG GATACATTGTATGTCAATATTTTTCCTGTAG
- the LOC131602992 gene encoding protein NRT1/ PTR FAMILY 8.3-like isoform X1: MGSINDDVPELEHGLFQTPAISMSSINDDVPELKQGLFQDERGEQRTFLQDERGEQHTGDGSVDFKGRPSIKDKSGNWKACPFILGNECCERLAFFGIATNLVTYLTTKLHEGNVSAAKNVGIWQGTCYLTPLIGAVLADSYWGRYWTIGVFSMIYFVGMSILTISASVKSLKPAECVNSVCPPASPLQYYLFYFGLYVIAVGTGGVKSCVSPFGADQFDETDSEGNVKKASFFNWYYFSIMIGAIVSCTFIVWVQDNLGWGLGYGIPALFMGLSVGSFFLGTSLYRFQKPKGSPLTSMCQVLIASVRKRNLVVPEDSSLLYETRDKPGVEGSRKLMHHDDMRYFDKAAVVSDSENRSGDYSNPWRLCTVTQVEELKILIRMLPIWATGIIFSAVYAQMSTLFVEQGTMMHLYIGSFKLSPASLSTFDVLSVLFWVPVYDRILIPVARKITGKKRGISVFKRIGIGHFISVLCMLSASIVEIKRLQVARKFDLVDKHVPVPLSVLWQIPQNFLLGAAEVFTLIGQIEFFYDQSPDAMRTVCSALPLVSFSLGNYLSSFLLTIVTYFTTRGGKLGWIPDNLNQGHLDYFFQLMSGLCLLNTLMYIVAAKMYKQKKRS; the protein is encoded by the exons ATGGGTTCAATTAACGACGACGTTCCAGAATTAGAGCATGGGCTTTTTCag ACACCAGCAATCAGCATGAGTTCGATTAACGACGACGTTCCAGAACTGAAACAAGGACTTTTTCAg gATGAAAGAGGCGAACAACGCACATTTCTTCAGGATGAAAGGGGTGAACAACACACTGGAGATGGTTCAGTTGATTTTAAAGGGAGGCCTTCTATTAAGGACAAAAGTGGCAATTGGAAAGCTTGTCCATTTATTTTAG GCAATGAATGTTGTGAACGTTTGGCTTTCTTTGGCATTGCAACAAACCTTGTTACCTATCTTACCACTAAACTACACGAAGGAAACGTCTCTGCTGCAAAAAATGTCGGTATCTGGCAAGGAACTTGTTATCTTACACCTCTCATTGGAGCTGTTCTGGCTGATAGTTACTGGGGAAGATACTGGACAATTGGTGTTTTCTCTATGATTTATTTCGTT GGGATGTCTATCTTGACTATTTCTGCATCTGTCAAATCATTGAAGCCAGCCGAATGTGTAAATTCGGTGTGCCCTCCAGCTAGTCCCTTGCAATATTATTTATTCTACTTTGGTCTCTATGTAATTGCAGTTGGGACCGGTGGTGTAAAATCATGTGTGTCGCCTTTTGGAGCAGATCAGTTTGATGAAACTGATTCTGAGGGAAATGTCAAGAAGGCTTCCTTTTTCAACTGGTATTACTTTTCGATCATGATAGGCGCCATTGTGTCATGCACCTTCATTGTGTGGGTTCAAGATAACTTAGGATGGGGTCTTGGATATGGCATTCCTGCTTTATTTATGGGGTTATCCGTTGGGAGTTTCTTTTTAGGTACCTCTCTATACAGGTTTCAAAAACCAAAGGGTAGTCCTCTTACAAGTATGTGCCAGGTTTTAATAGCATCTGTCCGAAAGCGGAATTTGGTTGTGCCGGAGGATAGTAGTCTCCTATATGAGACGCGTGACAAGCCAGGAGTTGAGGGAAGTCGCAAACTGATGCATCATGATGATATGAg GTATTTTGATAAAGCAGCTGTAGTGTCTGATTCAGAGAACAGAAGCGGTGACTATTCTAATCCATGGAGGCTTTGCACTGTGACACAAGTGGAAGAATTGAAAATCTTGATTCGCATGCTTCCAATTTGGGCTACTGGCATAATATTTTCTGCTGTCTACGCCCAGATGTCAACATTGTTTGTGGAGCAAGGAACTATGATGCACTTATATATTGGTTCCTTCAAATTATCCCCAGCTTCCCTCTCAACCTTCGATGTGTTAAGTGTTCTTTTTTGGGTCCCTGTCTATGACAGGATACTTATTCCTGTTGCAAGGAAAATTACAGGCAAAAAAAGGGGCATTTCCGTGTTTAAAAGAATAGGAATTGgccattttatttctgtcttgtgcATGTTATCAGCTTCTATTGTGGAGATTAAACGACTGCAGGTTGCTAGAAAGTTTGACCTTGTCGATAAACATGTTCCTGTACCGCTTAGTGTATTATGGCAAATACCTCAAAATTTCTTATTAGGTGCAGCAGAGGTATTCACACTCATCGGTCAGATTGAGTTCTTCTATGACCAATCACCAGACGCTATGAGGACGGTATGTAGTGCATTGCCACTCGTGAGTTTTTCATTGGGGAATTACTTGAGCTCTTTCTTGCTTACTATAGTAACTTATTTCACTACACGAGGTGGGAAGCTTGGATGGATTCCAGATAACTTGAACCAGGGACATCTTGATTACTTTTTTCAACTAATGTCTGGACTTTGCTTATTAAATACATTGATGTACATAGTTGCCGCCAAAATGTACAAGCAGAAGAAGAGGTCTTAG
- the LOC131602992 gene encoding protein NRT1/ PTR FAMILY 8.3-like isoform X2 translates to MSSINDDVPELKQGLFQDERGEQRTFLQDERGEQHTGDGSVDFKGRPSIKDKSGNWKACPFILGNECCERLAFFGIATNLVTYLTTKLHEGNVSAAKNVGIWQGTCYLTPLIGAVLADSYWGRYWTIGVFSMIYFVGMSILTISASVKSLKPAECVNSVCPPASPLQYYLFYFGLYVIAVGTGGVKSCVSPFGADQFDETDSEGNVKKASFFNWYYFSIMIGAIVSCTFIVWVQDNLGWGLGYGIPALFMGLSVGSFFLGTSLYRFQKPKGSPLTSMCQVLIASVRKRNLVVPEDSSLLYETRDKPGVEGSRKLMHHDDMRYFDKAAVVSDSENRSGDYSNPWRLCTVTQVEELKILIRMLPIWATGIIFSAVYAQMSTLFVEQGTMMHLYIGSFKLSPASLSTFDVLSVLFWVPVYDRILIPVARKITGKKRGISVFKRIGIGHFISVLCMLSASIVEIKRLQVARKFDLVDKHVPVPLSVLWQIPQNFLLGAAEVFTLIGQIEFFYDQSPDAMRTVCSALPLVSFSLGNYLSSFLLTIVTYFTTRGGKLGWIPDNLNQGHLDYFFQLMSGLCLLNTLMYIVAAKMYKQKKRS, encoded by the exons ATGAGTTCGATTAACGACGACGTTCCAGAACTGAAACAAGGACTTTTTCAg gATGAAAGAGGCGAACAACGCACATTTCTTCAGGATGAAAGGGGTGAACAACACACTGGAGATGGTTCAGTTGATTTTAAAGGGAGGCCTTCTATTAAGGACAAAAGTGGCAATTGGAAAGCTTGTCCATTTATTTTAG GCAATGAATGTTGTGAACGTTTGGCTTTCTTTGGCATTGCAACAAACCTTGTTACCTATCTTACCACTAAACTACACGAAGGAAACGTCTCTGCTGCAAAAAATGTCGGTATCTGGCAAGGAACTTGTTATCTTACACCTCTCATTGGAGCTGTTCTGGCTGATAGTTACTGGGGAAGATACTGGACAATTGGTGTTTTCTCTATGATTTATTTCGTT GGGATGTCTATCTTGACTATTTCTGCATCTGTCAAATCATTGAAGCCAGCCGAATGTGTAAATTCGGTGTGCCCTCCAGCTAGTCCCTTGCAATATTATTTATTCTACTTTGGTCTCTATGTAATTGCAGTTGGGACCGGTGGTGTAAAATCATGTGTGTCGCCTTTTGGAGCAGATCAGTTTGATGAAACTGATTCTGAGGGAAATGTCAAGAAGGCTTCCTTTTTCAACTGGTATTACTTTTCGATCATGATAGGCGCCATTGTGTCATGCACCTTCATTGTGTGGGTTCAAGATAACTTAGGATGGGGTCTTGGATATGGCATTCCTGCTTTATTTATGGGGTTATCCGTTGGGAGTTTCTTTTTAGGTACCTCTCTATACAGGTTTCAAAAACCAAAGGGTAGTCCTCTTACAAGTATGTGCCAGGTTTTAATAGCATCTGTCCGAAAGCGGAATTTGGTTGTGCCGGAGGATAGTAGTCTCCTATATGAGACGCGTGACAAGCCAGGAGTTGAGGGAAGTCGCAAACTGATGCATCATGATGATATGAg GTATTTTGATAAAGCAGCTGTAGTGTCTGATTCAGAGAACAGAAGCGGTGACTATTCTAATCCATGGAGGCTTTGCACTGTGACACAAGTGGAAGAATTGAAAATCTTGATTCGCATGCTTCCAATTTGGGCTACTGGCATAATATTTTCTGCTGTCTACGCCCAGATGTCAACATTGTTTGTGGAGCAAGGAACTATGATGCACTTATATATTGGTTCCTTCAAATTATCCCCAGCTTCCCTCTCAACCTTCGATGTGTTAAGTGTTCTTTTTTGGGTCCCTGTCTATGACAGGATACTTATTCCTGTTGCAAGGAAAATTACAGGCAAAAAAAGGGGCATTTCCGTGTTTAAAAGAATAGGAATTGgccattttatttctgtcttgtgcATGTTATCAGCTTCTATTGTGGAGATTAAACGACTGCAGGTTGCTAGAAAGTTTGACCTTGTCGATAAACATGTTCCTGTACCGCTTAGTGTATTATGGCAAATACCTCAAAATTTCTTATTAGGTGCAGCAGAGGTATTCACACTCATCGGTCAGATTGAGTTCTTCTATGACCAATCACCAGACGCTATGAGGACGGTATGTAGTGCATTGCCACTCGTGAGTTTTTCATTGGGGAATTACTTGAGCTCTTTCTTGCTTACTATAGTAACTTATTTCACTACACGAGGTGGGAAGCTTGGATGGATTCCAGATAACTTGAACCAGGGACATCTTGATTACTTTTTTCAACTAATGTCTGGACTTTGCTTATTAAATACATTGATGTACATAGTTGCCGCCAAAATGTACAAGCAGAAGAAGAGGTCTTAG